The Microbulbifer sp. TB1203 nucleotide sequence CGGCAAGGAAGTCAGCTCGTTGGGTACGGATCCGTTGTCGGCTGACACCGACGGCGACCGTATACCGGATCCGGCGGAACTGGCCGCGGCGATCGATCCGCTGGACAACAGTGACGGCATGGCCGATCGCGATGGCGATGGTTATCTGAACATCGAAGAGTACTTTGCCAGCTCCGATATCACCGATACAGGGAGTACGCCGCAAGTTCCCAGCTGGCGTATTGAGCGTGGTAGCGAGCGGTTTGACAGCTATGTGCCGCTGAGCCTGGACCCCAACAATTTCGAGCTGCGCTGGAAAAAGGATCTGGACGGTGCGCAGGAAACAGCCTTCTCGAATATCGTGACCTGGGGAGAGCATGCCGCTCTAGTCGGGTTTGGATGGCCTTCATCATCGGAGGGGAGCCTTCTGCCGGAGAAGCGTGTCTTCGTCCTCGATGCCAGATCCGGGACCGAGATTTGGGGGAGGCGATTCAATTCCTACCGCAACATGAGTGGCCCGGCCATTGACAGCGGGGTCATTTACCTGGCAGCGGGGGACACTGGTAGAATCCTGGGTCTCGATCTGCAGACAGGTTCCACCAAATTGAGCCGACAATTTACTCCGGTCTGGAACCGTTGGTATATGCGGCCCCCCGTGCCTTTTGCGGGTTCGCTATATCTTCCAAAACCTAATGGGGGGGGAGTTATTGGCCTCGACATCGAACTCGGAGAGGAGAGCTTCCAGTACGTTAGTGAGGCGCGACAGCAGCTGACGCCGGTGGATGATAAGCATGTTTATCATTTTTCCGGGGGATTGTCTGTTCCTCTCAAACTAACTGTACTGGATCGGGAAAGTGCCGACGTCATTTTCTCAATCGATACGAACCTGTCTTTCAATTCCTCGAACTTTACGCCACTGCTTACCCGGTCCGGGAAGCTGATTATGATGTACGGCGGACAGGTGGTGGCCTTTGATCTTGATGCCAGGGCAGTTGCCTGGCACAAAAAATTGCCTCCAGCACCAGATTGGTATCTGGCAGAGAAATACGGGGACTATATCGCCCACGCCAACGGGGTGCTCTATCTCGTTCATGACGGCGATCTTCTTGCGCTGGACGATAGCACTGGGGAGGAGATCTGGCATTGGGATACGGGCGATTTCGATATTACTCATAACTTGGTGGTGACCAACGATCATATCTTTGTGGCAACGGACCACAAGACCATGGCGGTATCTCTCGAGTCTCAGGATAGTTCGTGGAGCTACCCGGTGGGCGGCACTCTGTCTATGGATAATAACGGTCTGCTCTATATTGTTGCGTCCGATGGAAGCGTCCATGCCGTAGATATTGAAGGTGATAAGGACTCGGATGGGATACCGGATTGGTGGGAACGGAAACATCACCTCAACCCCCGCGCGGAAGGGGATGCAAACCGCGACGCCGATGCAGATGGCTTGACCAACCTTGAGGAGTATCAGTGGCAGGTGTCTCCAACGAATGCCGACTCGGATGGAGATGGCCTCAATGATGGCGCCGAGGTTCAGGTTGCAGGCAGCAATCCGGCCCTCAATGACAGTGATGGTGACGGCCTTATGGATGGCGATGAGGTCAACCTGTACGGGTCAGATCCGGCGAATGAGGATTCAGATGGTGACGGTTTGCAGGATCACGATGAAGTTGTGCGGTATGGGACTGACCCGGCCTCAGCTGACACGGATACTGACGGGTTGCCCGATGGTCTTGAAATCGAGACCAGCCTGGACCCTGTCCATACGGCAGATGCCAGTGCAGATCTGGATGGAGACGGGATTGCAAATCTCGACGAATACCGGCTCGGCAGCAAACTGACGGCGATTGATTCCGACGGTGACGGGATCAGTGATGGGCTGGAAATCGACCGGTATTCCACCTCGCCGCTTTCCCGTGACACCGACGGCGATCGTCTGCCCGATCTTTGGGAAGTTGACTACGGTCTCGATCCTGGCGTTGTAAACCCGGAAGGCGGTGATCGGGATAGTGACGGCTATCCGGACCTGGTGGAATTTGATGCGGGTACCGATCCGCTGAAGGCAGGCTCAATTCCGTCTGTCGGCCCCTGGTCAGGGCTCGGCGGCAATAGCGGGCACACCGGGTTTGTACCCGTCCGGATTGATCCTGAGCAACTCGGCAAGGCCTGGTCAGTCAGGATACTAGAGAACTTCTATTATCCCGCCAGTACTCCTGCCTCGAAAGATGGGGTGGTGTTTGTGACCCATCGCGGGCCCAACAGCCGAAATTTGATTTCGGCGTTCGATACGCGCACTGGCTCGAGAATGTGGCAGAAGAAGCTGGGAGACGGGATTTCGGTAAGCCCTCCGGCGGTAGGAGACAGCGGACTCTGGCTGTTTGCCGAACGCGGCATTCTCGGGCTCGATACCGATACCGGGGATGTGCGGACCAATGTATTTGAGTACCTGGAGCCGACGGCTTATACGCCGCCCACAATCGCGGGCCAGATGCTCTATGGCTATTCAAATATCCCCTCTTATACTCCCTCTATGTTTAACAAGGGAAGGCTGTTCAGTGTCGATAGCAGGGCAGGCGAGACGAAGTGGAGAAGGGCACGTCTGGCCTGGAGCGGGTGGTCTCCAGCGATAGATGACAATTATATCTACGGCTATACCCCGCTTGCTTCCCAGGAGTTTGCTGTCACCGATCGCGAAAGCGGCAAAAAGCATCTCGTGATCCGGGATGAGGGTGTTGTACCCACTTCGCTTGCCAGAGGTGTATCACCGGTACTTACGGCTTCAGGAGCAGCGGTAATCCAGGGAAGGCGGCTTCTCTCCTTTGATCCGGATTGTCGCTGTAAAGCCTGGGAGCTGCACGGGCAGTTCCACGGCCTTCCGGCCTATGCGCCAGGGAGGCTGTATGCTATTGAGGGCGATAGTGTCGCGGCGTTTGACGATCGCGACGGCACTGAGTTGGCTCGCTACAACCTTTCAGGTGAGTCACCCGTTGGTCATCTGATGATCACCTTGTCACACCTGGTCGTTTCCACTGAATCCAGAGTCGTCGCCGTTAATCTGGAATCTGGTCTTGAGGAGTGGTCCTATCCGGCACCGGGGAGGATGGCTCTGGGGAATGACCGGAAACTGGTGATCGCCACGGCTACCGGCGAGTTGGTCGGGATTAATCTGCAGCCCGACACAGATGCAGACGGAATGCCCGATTCGTGGGAAGAATTTTACGGGCTCGCGGCGAGTGATCCGGAGAACGCGTCCCTGGACGCAGATAACGATTCATTGAAGAACCTGCGAGAATTTTACCTCGGATCCAGTCCTGTATCGTCCGATTCCGATGCCGATGAAATTGACGACCAGGTGGAGTTGTTGTCCGGAATGAAGTTGAACTCGGTTGATTCGGATGGCGATGGACTGAGCGACGATAGAGAGCTTCTGCAGGCCGGGACTGACAGTCTGCGGGTGGATACGGATGGTGATGGTATCTCCGATCGCAACGAGTTAGAGCTGTATCTGTCCGATCCCCTGCTAGATGATACCGACGCAGATGGGTTCGATGATCTATGGGAAGTGAATACACTTTCAAATCCCCAAAATGCGGACCGTTACCCTGGGCCTATGGGATATATCAATGAATCGTTTGAGCGGGGGGCGTTGCCACCGGGTTGGTTGCAGGTTGACGGGGCCGAAAACGGCTGGGTCGTTGTGCGGGAGCGGGCGAGCGATGGTCGTTACGCGCTCCATTCCACACCTCATATCACTGAAGGTGGGTCTTCCAGCATTTCCTGGGCTGGAAATTTCCCTGCGGGGAACCTGTTATTTGACTTCTATGACCCGCAATTTATTTCGCTTGCAACTTTAGCGTTATACGTGGATGGTCAGCAGGTCTTAGAGGAAGAAGCTATATCCAGCCGCTGGTCCACCTACTATGTGCCACTATCAGCCGGCCGACATGAAGTGCGCTGGGAATTCTCTCAGAACAGGAGAGGTTTTAACGGTTTTGACGGCAGTGTCATAGATAATATCCGTTTGCAGTCGGAGGGTACGGATACTGAGGGCGACGGTATGCCCGATACCTGGGAAATCGATTATGGACTGGACATTGAATATGCCGGGGATTCTCTTGAGGACCCCGATGGCGATGGAATGACCAACTACGAAGAGTACCTGAATGGCAGTGATCCTACGGCTTACGATGGAGTCGATGGCGGCTCCGGTGGCTCCAATGGGTCGAGTGGCGGTGACGGAAGCTCCGGTGGCGGAAATGGTGGCGGAAATGGTGGCTCCGGTGGTGGCAGCTCCTCGGGTGGTGGCAGTTCGATAGGTGGTGGGGACTCGAGCGGCTCTTCCGGAGGCGGCGGAAGCCTGGGAGTTGTACTGCTTATGCTCGCGCTCGCGGCAGCTGTCCGGCGTTTCCGCTTTGCACGTGGCAAGCGAATAGCCACAGGTGGGCTGAGGCATGCGTGAAAGCACATCGATAACCATTGATGGCAGAGGTTCGCTCGCCACAGTATCGTGCGTTCTGGGCATTATTGTATCCGGCTGGCTATTGAATTCCCTGTTATTCGAGGACCTGGGGTATAACAGAACCGGTATCTTGGAAGGTGAAGTTTGGCGGTTGCTGAGTAGTAATTTCCTTCACACCAATGCCTTTCATATGTTGCTTAATGGCAGTGGCCTGCTGGTGTTATGGTTTCTGCACGGCAATTGCTTTCGAAATATGGAGTTGGTGGGTGGGCTCCTGTTTATCTCCCTGCTGACCACCACAGGGTTGTTTTTATTCGAAAGGGATTTGATATGGTACGTCGGCCTCTCCGGGGCTTTGCATGGGCTTGTGGTGTGGGGCTGTTTCAGGGATTTTAGCAGCCACCCCTATGTCTCGACGGCTTTGCTCGCATGCTTGGCAGCCAAATTATTTTGGGAAACTGACAATACTGATTTTCAGCTGACAGCTGATTTAATCGAGGCTCCAGTCGTTACGGCCGCACACCTCTGGGGAAGTCTTTCTGGCGTGTTAATAGTTGCAGTGGACTCGATTACCCGGTGGTGCCGACAGCGATGTTGGCATTTGAGATGCTTGTCCTGCACTGGATTTCGGCGCTCCTCTTCTTAGCCCCCTCCTCCCCACCGGGGGAGGAGGCCCCTCATCGACACTCCTGCCACAATCACCGTATAACCATAACCAGCGGTGACCCCATGACCGAATCAGCATCCGGCGCGGCCGCGCGGCCGGTGAAACAGCCCCGACTCCCCTTCTGGCAGGTGTGGAACGTCAGCCTCGGTTTCCTGGGGGTGCAGTTCGGCTTCGCGCTGCAAAACGCCAATGCCAGCCGCATTCTCTCCGACCTGGGAGCCGACCTGCACTCGCTGTCGCTGTTCTGGATAGTCGCGCCGCTGATGGGGCTGATCGTGCAACCGATCGTCGGCTCTGCCTCCGACCGCACCTGGAACCGCTTCGGGCGCCGCAATCCCTATATCCTGTTCGGCGCCATCGCCGCGGCGCTGGGCATGGCGTTTATGCCCAACGCCGGTATCGTGGTCGCCTTTATCGCGCCGATACTCTTCGGCGGTGTGATGCTGGCGCTGATGGACGCCGCCTTCAATGTCACCATGCAGCCGTTCCGTGCGCTGGTGTCCGATATGGTGCCTTCGGAACAGCGTACCCTGGGATACTCGGTGCAGTCGCTGCTGATCAATATCGGCGCCGTGTGCGGTTCCATACTGCCGTTTGTCCTCACCAATGTGATCGGCCTGGAAAACACCGCGCGGGCCGGCGAGGTGGCGCCTTCGGTGATCTGGGCTTTTTACATCGGCGCTACCATGCTACTGGGCAGTGTGTTGTGGACCGTGGTGCGCACAAAAGAATATGCACCGGAGCAGTACAACGCGTTTAAGGGCATCGATGGAGAGCAACTGGCGCGGGAGCAGGCGCAGCACAGATCCCCGGCGCAGAAACTCAGGGGCTTTTTCAATCTGCTGTTCACCATGCCCAAAACCATGCGCCAACTGGCGGTGGTGCAGTTCTTCTCCTGGTTTGCGCTCTTCATCATGTGGGTGTACACCACGCCGGCCATCACTCAGCATGTGTGGGGCGTGGAGGCCAAGTGGTTCGATCCTCACTATTTGGCGAGCATCGGCGAGATACCGGCGCATATCGCCGCGGCCAAGGGCGCCGCGGGGGATTGGGTGGGGATACTCTTCGCCGCCTACTCGCTGTTCGCCGCGCTCTTTTCCGTGGTGCTCACCAAAATCGCCAACACCATCGGCCGCAGGCCCACCTACGCCCTGTCGCTGGCACTGGGCGGCCTGGGTTATATCAGCTTCCTGTTGTTTCGGGGCGGGGAGCAGACGCAGGTGGACCTGTTGATTACCGAGGTGACGGTGCCCGGCGGCGCCCTCGGCCTGCTGTTGCCGATGATCGGTGTGGGCGTCGCCTGGGCGGCGATACTGGCCATGCCCTACGCAATACTGTCCGACTCACTGCCGCCCAGTAAAACCGGTGTGTATATGGGTATCTTCAACTTCACCATCGCCGCACCGCAGATCGTCTCGGCGCTGGTGGCGGGGCAGATACTGAAGGGGGTATTCGACAACCAGGCCATCTACATTATCGTGCTGGCTGGGGGCTCGATGATCCTCGGCGCAATCTCGGTGTTTTTCGTCAGGGAGCAGCAAGAGGAGCTAGGCGGTGCGATAAAGAACGCGGTCGCCGTTTGATAAGTAAAAAAAAAGCCCCTCGACAAGGGGCTTTCTGTTTCTATCCGCAATAAGGGACAGTTCGATACCGCTGGCATGCGAGCCACCTAACTGTCCGCAATCTTCTCCTGTGCCAGATCCGGCACCGTCTCCTCGGTTTTGGCGTAGGGCCAGTTGGCCTTACTGAAGGCGCCGCCGTCCACCCAGAGGGTCTGGCCGCTGATAAACGATGCCTTGGCGTCGGCGAGGAAGAGCACCGCGTCGGCGATATCCCGGGCGTAGCCGACCCGGCCCAGGGGAGTGATGGCCGACCAGGCGGCGGCGTAGTCCGGGGCTTCCCTTTCCGTGCGCTCAATCAGGATGCCCCCCGGCGCCACGCAGTTGACGCGGATGCCGTACTCGCCCAGCTCCACTGCGGAAGTCTTGGTGAGCATCTCGATGCCGCCTTTGCTGGCCGCGTAATCCACCAGGCGGGGGAAGGCCAGCTTGTTACAGCCGGAGCCGATATTGACGATGCTGCCGGCCACGCCCGCTTCCACCATCAGGCGCGCCACCCGCTGGGTGTTGAGGAAGCAGCCCTTCAGGTTGGTGCGGATCACCCGGTCCCAGTCGTCTTCGTTCAGTTCCAGCAGCGGCGCCCAGGTCTGGACCCCGGCATTGTTGACCAACAGGTCGGGAGCCTGCTGGAAGTGATCGACCACTCCCTGGTAGAAGCGGTCCACAGAGCGGCTGTCGCCCACGTCGCAGGGGGCGAAGTAAAGATTCTGTCCCAGGGCTTCGACTTCCGACTGCAGTGCGCGCGCCGATTCGCTCTCCGCCTCCAGGTTGTTGACCGCGACCTTCCAGCCTGCCTCGGCGAGGCGGAGGGAGATCCCCTTGCCGATACCGGTGGTGCCTCCGGTCACTACCGCCAGTTTGTTGTTATTGGCCATTTCTACTTCTTCTCGTGTAAAGCGCGCGGCATTTTCTTCTGCCGGCTGTATGTCATT carries:
- a CDS encoding SDR family NAD(P)-dependent oxidoreductase, which translates into the protein MANNNKLAVVTGGTTGIGKGISLRLAEAGWKVAVNNLEAESESARALQSEVEALGQNLYFAPCDVGDSRSVDRFYQGVVDHFQQAPDLLVNNAGVQTWAPLLELNEDDWDRVIRTNLKGCFLNTQRVARLMVEAGVAGSIVNIGSGCNKLAFPRLVDYAASKGGIEMLTKTSAVELGEYGIRVNCVAPGGILIERTEREAPDYAAAWSAITPLGRVGYARDIADAVLFLADAKASFISGQTLWVDGGAFSKANWPYAKTEETVPDLAQEKIADS
- the rrtA gene encoding rhombosortase, with the protein product MRESTSITIDGRGSLATVSCVLGIIVSGWLLNSLLFEDLGYNRTGILEGEVWRLLSSNFLHTNAFHMLLNGSGLLVLWFLHGNCFRNMELVGGLLFISLLTTTGLFLFERDLIWYVGLSGALHGLVVWGCFRDFSSHPYVSTALLACLAAKLFWETDNTDFQLTADLIEAPVVTAAHLWGSLSGVLIVAVDSITRWCRQRCWHLRCLSCTGFRRSSS
- a CDS encoding MFS transporter produces the protein MTESASGAAARPVKQPRLPFWQVWNVSLGFLGVQFGFALQNANASRILSDLGADLHSLSLFWIVAPLMGLIVQPIVGSASDRTWNRFGRRNPYILFGAIAAALGMAFMPNAGIVVAFIAPILFGGVMLALMDAAFNVTMQPFRALVSDMVPSEQRTLGYSVQSLLINIGAVCGSILPFVLTNVIGLENTARAGEVAPSVIWAFYIGATMLLGSVLWTVVRTKEYAPEQYNAFKGIDGEQLAREQAQHRSPAQKLRGFFNLLFTMPKTMRQLAVVQFFSWFALFIMWVYTTPAITQHVWGVEAKWFDPHYLASIGEIPAHIAAAKGAAGDWVGILFAAYSLFAALFSVVLTKIANTIGRRPTYALSLALGGLGYISFLLFRGGEQTQVDLLITEVTVPGGALGLLLPMIGVGVAWAAILAMPYAILSDSLPPSKTGVYMGIFNFTIAAPQIVSALVAGQILKGVFDNQAIYIIVLAGGSMILGAISVFFVREQQEELGGAIKNAVAV